The Paracoccus sp. MA DNA segment CGAAATGGCGTAAGAGGGGGCGGCTGTCAGGCCGCCCCCTTGCGTTCCACGAAGCCCAGGTCGACGCCCTGCAGGAAGGGGAAATCCTCGGCCAGCGCCTGCTGGAAGGCGTCCGGGTCCAGCCGCTGGAACCATTTCGGGAATTTCGCGACGATGGTGGCGACGGAATCGCCCTCGTCCCAGCGGGTCTGCAGATAGCCGAGCCCGCCGATATCGGTGAAGGCCGGGAAATGCTTGGGCAGCTGGAAATGGTTGTAGGCATAGATGCAGCGGCCCGCGCCGCGCATCCGCACCGCCGCGCCGGCGCCCAGGAAGGGCTGATGCGCGCGCCAGTAGCTGATCGGCTCGCCCTCGTAGCTGCCCATGACCAGGCCCTGCGGATAGCTGAGAGCGAAGGCCGGCAGGTCTGAAAAGCGCCTTGCATGGCCGCGGATGCGGGCGACATGGTGGCGGCTGAAGGCGTCGTCGTCGTCGACGCGGAACTGGATCACCGGCCGGCCGGCCGCATCGGCCGCCTCGCGCAGCGGCTCGCGCAGCGCGTTCACCGTCTCGCGCTTGTCCGAGACGATCAGCCGGATCTGCGGCAGGCCTGCGCAAAGATCGCGCAGCCGCTCCAGCCATTCGCGCGGCATCTCGGGCGAGGTCAGGATCCAGAAGCGGAAATCCGCGTCGGTCTGCGCCCTGACCGAGGGCAGGCAGAGCGTCTCGAAGGCGGCGAAGCGGCGCGCCAGCCGCTCGGGCGCGTAGAGCATGGCGCGGCGCCGCGCCATCAGCGCGGGGGCGTTGCCGCCCTGCCCGGCAGTCTCGGCCCAGTCGCATTTCCCCAGGAAGGAAAAGCGGCAGATCCCCACGATATCGTCCCGCAAACCCTGCCCCTTCCTGGCGACCAGAACCGGCGGCAGCCTAGCAGGCGGCGCTGCCCGGTCAAGCGACGCGGCAGGGCCCGCGGATCGCCGCCACGACATCGGCGGAATGGAATTTTCTGGTTTTCCCCAGCCCGGCCCCGGCCTATATGTCCAACACCTTGGCGGGGGCGACTCGCCGGGGCAATCGGGCAATGTCCGTTCGCAAAGAACGGCGAAAACGGCCGTCATGGCAGGGACGGCAGAAGGGGTAGTCACATGGCCTTTGGCGGGTTGTTTTCCACCGATATCGCGATCGACCTGGGGACCGCGAACACGCTGGTCTATGTCAAGGGCAAGGGCATCATCCTGAACGAGCCTTCGGTCGTCGCCTATCACGTCAAGGACGGCAAGAAGCAGGTGCTGGCCGTGG contains these protein-coding regions:
- a CDS encoding putative rhamnosyl transferase, which translates into the protein MRDDIVGICRFSFLGKCDWAETAGQGGNAPALMARRRAMLYAPERLARRFAAFETLCLPSVRAQTDADFRFWILTSPEMPREWLERLRDLCAGLPQIRLIVSDKRETVNALREPLREAADAAGRPVIQFRVDDDDAFSRHHVARIRGHARRFSDLPAFALSYPQGLVMGSYEGEPISYWRAHQPFLGAGAAVRMRGAGRCIYAYNHFQLPKHFPAFTDIGGLGYLQTRWDEGDSVATIVAKFPKWFQRLDPDAFQQALAEDFPFLQGVDLGFVERKGAA